The following nucleotide sequence is from Mycobacterium sp. Z3061.
GGGCAGGCCGCGGCCGATAAGAATCGGGCTGAGCAGCGACCCGCCGCCGATGCCATAAATACCGCCGATCACCCCAACACTGAGAGCCAGCAGGCTGATCGACCGGGATGACGGATGCCGGGCCACTGGCCGTGCGGGTGCCCGTTCGCGCGCGATCAGCCAAATACCAAGGGGCAGTAGAACTCCCGCAGCCACGATGCGAAACATACGTGGTCCTGGAATCAGGAGGACGCGCACAATGGCGCCGATGACCACGCCCGGCACCGTGCCGGCGATCAGCCGGACAGTCAACGGGCTGTGCCACGGCACGCGGTAGCGGACCAACGCGCCGGGGATGGACACGATGTTGAACAGCAGGTTGGTGGGAGTGACCGCAGGACTCGGAATGTGAAGCACACTGAACTGGATTGGGAGCAGAAACACCGCCCCGGACACGCCTACCGGAGCGGTGACCGTCGCGACGGCAAGGCCGGCGGCAAAGCTGAGCACTACGGTCTCGAGTGTGGTCACCAACGCACTATCGGCCAGTTCCCCTCATCTGACCACCGTTTGACTCACCCGACAGCCAACGCCGCGCCGGTCGCAGATCAGTGCAGAATAACCTCGTGCCGCGGGTCCTGAAGGTCGGATGACATGCATGGTTTCGGCTTTGCCACGTTGGCGTTGGTCACTGCCATCGGTTTCGCCGGTCCCTTGCTGGCTGTCGTTCCCCGGCTGCGAATTCCGGTGGTCATCGGTGAGTTGCTCGCCGGGCTCCTCGTCGGCAACTCGGGTTTCGGGATCATCGATGTCGGCGACCCTACGCTGCAATTCCTGGCGAACATCGGCTTCGCGCTGGTGATGTTCGTCGTCGGTACCCAGATTCCGGGTCGTGGCCTGCAGATGCGCTCCGCGCTGCCATTGGCCGGCGCGCGCGCCGGATGGGTGGGCGCCGTCGCGGCGGCTCTCGGATTGTTGCTCGCCTTCGAGTTCCACAACGGCCATGCGGCGCTCTATGCGGTACTGATGGCCTCGTCCTCAGCGGCCCTGGCATTGCCGATAATCCAGTCTCTGCAGTCACGGGCGTCTGCGGTTCTCCTGGTCTCCGCGCAGATCGCGGTGGCAGACTGTGCGTGCATTCTGCTGCTGCCGTTGGCGATTGAGCCGGATCGGGCGCTGGTAGCGGCGCTCAGCGGACTCTCGATCGCCGGCTGCGCGGTGGCCATCTTCGTAGTACTACGGGAATTCGATCGCCGCGGGCTGCTACGACGACTGCACGCCCATTCCAAAAAGGACCGGCTGGCCTTGGAATTGCGGACCAGTCTCCTGTTGCTCTTCGCGCTGGCGGCAGTCGCCGTCACCACCCGCGTGTCGATCATGTTGTCCGGCTTCGCCTTAGGACTGGCAGTCGCGGCCGTCGGTGAGCCGCGGCGGTTGGCCAGACAACTTTTCGGCATCACCGAGGGGTTCTTCAGCCCGCTGTTCTTCGTATGGCTGGGTGCCACACTGCAGGTCCGCGAGCTCGTCGCGCACCCGAAGTTCGTTCTGCTGGGGATCGGCCTCGGAGTGGGAGCGTTGTCAGCCCATTGCGCGGCAAGGGTCTTGGGCCAGCCGTTGACGCTTGCGGTGATCTCAGCGGCCCAACTCGGCGTACCGGTGGCGGCGGCGACGATCGGCACCGAGCGCCACCTGTTCGCGGCGGGTGAGGCGGCGGCGTTGATTCTCGGCGCCCTGATCACGATCGGCGGCACATCGATCGCGGGCAGGTTGGCGGCGCGCAGGCGCGCAGTGCCGGGCTAGGGACGTTTGACCCACGCGGGCCCATGACGAAGGGCCTTCCCGCCTGGGACTTCGGCACGCCCAGCCGACGACCGAAGCACTGCGGGACGATTTCGTTGGGCCCTATTGGCTGTGCAGCGCTCCTGGTCAGATTGACCCAAGGCTGATCGAGGAGGCCACAATGTCGAACTTTCGGACCAAGTCGAACTTCCGGACGAACTTCTGGTTACTGGCTACCGACCACTTCACGTTGGGCTGGCTGAATCGGCCGGCCGTTGTGACCCTGAACATCTACCACGTCACCGACCGGCTGCACGACGGCCGCGCGGTCGACGTGCCGGGTCACCAGATCGCACCGACGGTCTCGGCGTGGCTGGCCGAACTGGGCGTCGAAAGCCCGCTGGTCGATGACCTGGCGCGGGCTGTGCAGGCGGGCGACTGGCCGGCGGTCTACGCGGTCGGCGAGCACCTGTCGGTCGACGTCACGCTTGCGGCGTGAGCGCCTCTATGGCATCCGGCGTGAGCGCCGCAAAGGTATAAAGTCCCGCCGACTTGGGACGGCATGCCCTCGTATCGGCGGCTGGATCACGCTTTGGTTGAACCAAGACCTACGTGGACAAGACCTAGGTGGAAAGGAACGCAAAGGATGAGCGCACACTCCCCGGACGAAGGCACCATCCGGACAGTCCTCACGCTGGCGTCTCGGGCGCCGTCGGTGCACAACACCCAACCCTGGCGGTGGCGGGTGGACATGTCCAGCCTTCACCTCTACTCCGACACGAGCCGGCAGCTGCCTCATACGGATCCAGATGGTCGTGACCTGATGCTCAGTTGCGGTGCCGCGCTGAATCATTGCGTCGTCGCCCTGGCGGCCGTGGGGTGGCAGGCCAAGGTGTCCCGGCTTCCCAACCCGGCCGAGCCCGATCACCTTGCCGCCATAGAGTTCATTCCGCAGGCACCCGATCAGCTGGACATCATGTTGGCTGCGGCGATGCCCCGGCGGCGGACAGACCGGCGCCACTACAGCTTCTGGCCGGTGCCGGTCGGTGATGTCGCGCTGATGTCCGCCCGTGCCGCTCGCATGGGGGTGGCGCTGCATCGGGTGGAATCGATGGGCATGCTGAGCGCCGTTGTCCACCAATCGGTGTCAGCGCACGCGGCGGATCCTGACTACCTGGCCGAACTCACCGCCTGGAGCGGCCGGCACGCGTCGTCCGCGGGTGTTCCGGCGCGCAACGCGCCGACACCGGACCCGGCCGCGGCAATACCCAGCCGCCAGTTCGCCAGTGCCGCCCTGGCCATGACTCCCGATGTCTGTGCGGAGGACGACAACGGCGTGGTCCTCGCGCTCGGCACCCGTAGTGACGACCGCCTGGCGCAGTTGCGCGCCGGTGAGGCCACCAGCGTGGTGCTGCTGACCGCGACGGCGATGGGGTTGGCGAGTTGCCCGGTCACCGAACCGCTGGAGATCGAGGAGACCAGGGCCGCCGTCCGCGCGGATGTGTTCGGCAACAGAAGTTATCCCCAGATGCTGTTCCGCGTGGGCTGGGCCCCCATCAACGCGGACCCGCTGCCGGCGACGCCGCGCCGGGCGCTGTCGGACACGGTGGAGTGGTTGGCCGATTCGGAAGCCCGGTAAGTGGCGGCGAATTGCGGCTGCCAG
It contains:
- a CDS encoding sulfite exporter TauE/SafE family protein, producing the protein MTTLETVVLSFAAGLAVATVTAPVGVSGAVFLLPIQFSVLHIPSPAVTPTNLLFNIVSIPGALVRYRVPWHSPLTVRLIAGTVPGVVIGAIVRVLLIPGPRMFRIVAAGVLLPLGIWLIARERAPARPVARHPSSRSISLLALSVGVIGGIYGIGGGSLLSPILIGRGLPVATVAPAALASTLVTSAAGAATYTVLATAHLGFDIAPDWLVGIVAGVGGLVGGYLGAAIAPRVPERALRVTLGLLAVTTAAVYGAQAVS
- a CDS encoding cation:proton antiporter; translation: MHGFGFATLALVTAIGFAGPLLAVVPRLRIPVVIGELLAGLLVGNSGFGIIDVGDPTLQFLANIGFALVMFVVGTQIPGRGLQMRSALPLAGARAGWVGAVAAALGLLLAFEFHNGHAALYAVLMASSSAALALPIIQSLQSRASAVLLVSAQIAVADCACILLLPLAIEPDRALVAALSGLSIAGCAVAIFVVLREFDRRGLLRRLHAHSKKDRLALELRTSLLLLFALAAVAVTTRVSIMLSGFALGLAVAAVGEPRRLARQLFGITEGFFSPLFFVWLGATLQVRELVAHPKFVLLGIGLGVGALSAHCAARVLGQPLTLAVISAAQLGVPVAAATIGTERHLFAAGEAAALILGALITIGGTSIAGRLAARRRAVPG
- a CDS encoding Acg family FMN-binding oxidoreductase, with product MSAHSPDEGTIRTVLTLASRAPSVHNTQPWRWRVDMSSLHLYSDTSRQLPHTDPDGRDLMLSCGAALNHCVVALAAVGWQAKVSRLPNPAEPDHLAAIEFIPQAPDQLDIMLAAAMPRRRTDRRHYSFWPVPVGDVALMSARAARMGVALHRVESMGMLSAVVHQSVSAHAADPDYLAELTAWSGRHASSAGVPARNAPTPDPAAAIPSRQFASAALAMTPDVCAEDDNGVVLALGTRSDDRLAQLRAGEATSVVLLTATAMGLASCPVTEPLEIEETRAAVRADVFGNRSYPQMLFRVGWAPINADPLPATPRRALSDTVEWLADSEAR